The following are from one region of the Vitis riparia cultivar Riparia Gloire de Montpellier isolate 1030 chromosome 14, EGFV_Vit.rip_1.0, whole genome shotgun sequence genome:
- the LOC117931013 gene encoding putative germin-like protein 2-1, translated as MKKMVINTLACIALSAMSFFLASASDPSPLQDFCVAVNDTKTTVFVNGKVCKDPKVATANDFFFSGLRVPGNTSNKLGSMVTPANVAQIPGLNTLGISLARVDYAPYGLNPPHTHPRATEILTVLEGTLYVGFVTSNPDNRLISKVLYKGDVFVFPEGLIHFQLNVGKTKAVAIAALSSQNPGVITIANAVFGSKPAISADVLTKAFQVDKNVVDYLQSQF; from the exons ATGAAGAAGATGGTCATTAACACCCTCGCATGCATTGCACTCTCGGCTATGTCATTTTTCCTTGCCTCTGCCTCCGATCCTAGTCCTCTTCAGGACTTTTGTGTGGCTGTTAATGACACAAAGACCACTG TGTTTGTTAATGGGAAAGTCTGCAAGGATCCAAAGGTTGCGACAGCAAATGATTTCTTCTTTTCAGGGCTTCGGGTTCCTGGAAATACCTCAAACAAACTTGGGTCAATGGTCACACCGGCAAATGTGGCTCAGATACCCGGACTCAACACCCTTGGCATTTCACTAGCTCGTGTTGATTATGCCCCATATGGTCTCAATCCTCCCCACACCCACCCCCGTGCCACGGAGATACTGACCGTCCTGGAGGGAACACTTTATGTTGGCTTCGTGACCTCTAATCCTGACAACCGCCTCATCTCCAAGGTCCTTTACAAAGGAGATGTTTTCGTCTTCCCAGAGGGTCTCATTCACTTCCAGCTCAATGTGGGAAAAACAAAAGCAGTCGCCATTGCTGCATTGAGTAGCCAGAACCCTGGCGTGATCACCATTGCCAATGCGGTATTTGGCTCAAAGCCAGCAATTTCAGCTGATGTTCTTACAAAGGCCTTCCAAGTGGACAAGAACGTGGTTGACTATCTTCAATCTCAGTTCTAG